One region of Scophthalmus maximus strain ysfricsl-2021 chromosome 13, ASM2237912v1, whole genome shotgun sequence genomic DNA includes:
- the ccn1 gene encoding CCN family member 1: MLVLTFVAAFFGSLNLVLSSSSSSSSCASVCECPLEMPKCAPGVSVVLDGCGCCKVCASQLNEDCSLTEPCDHTKGLECNFGASFAAATTRGICRAKSEGRPCEYNSRIYQNGESFQPNCKHQCTCIDGAVGCVPLCPQELSLPNLGCANPRLVKVAGQCCEAWVCDDGKETDILEKIFGKDTMTDELERVLTNKNELIENVKGQLKSLPAFGSQPEVHMFDSQRCIYQTTPWSQCSKSCGTGISTRVTNNNGECKLVKETRICEVRPCTQSAYSSLKKGKKCSRTKKSSQPVKFTYAGCSSLKKYRSKYCGACVDGRCCSPHKSRTIRVKFRCEDGETFNKNVMVIESCKCTYNCPHANEASYPFYRLSNDIHKFRD; this comes from the exons ATGCTGGTGCTTACTTTTGTCGCTGCCTTTTTTGGAAGCCTGAACCTg gtcctctcctcctcctcctcctcctcctcctgcgcctcCGTGTGCGAGTGTCCGCTGGAGATGCCCAAGTGCGCGCCGGGCGTCAGCGTCGTCCTGGacggctgcggctgctgcaaGGTCTGCGCCAGCCAGCTGAACGAGGACTGCAGCCTGACGGAGCCCTGCGACCACACCAAGGGGCTGGAGTGCAACTTCGGGGCCAGCTTCGCTGCCGCCACCACCCGTGGCATCTGCCGAG CCAAGTCAGAGGGCAGACCGTGCGAGTACAATAGCAGGATCTACCAGAACGGAGAGAGTTTCCAGCCCAACTGTAAACACCAGTGCACATGCATCGACGGCGCGGTGGGATGTGTCCCGCTGTGCCCCCAGGAGCTCTCCCTGCCCAACCTGGGCTGCGCCAACCCCAGACTGGTCAAGGTCGCAGGCCAGTGCTGCGAGGCGTGGGTGTGCGACGACGGCAAGGAGACAGACATCCTGGAGAAGATCTTTGGAAAAGACACGATGACGGATGAGCTGGAAAGAGTCCTCACCAACAAGAATGAGCTCATCGAAAATGTCAAGGGACAACTCAAGTCTCTACCTG CCTTCGGATCTCAGCCCGAAGTCCACATGTTTGACAGCCAGAGGTGCATCTACCAAACCACACCCTGGTCCCAGTGCTCCAAGAGCTGTGGAACCGGCATCTCCACCAGAGTCACCAACAACAACGGCGAGTGCAAGCTGGTCAAAGAGACGAGGATCTGTGAAGTGCGGCCATGCACCCAGTCAGCTTACTCCAGTCTGAAG AAAGGAAAGAAGTGCAGCAGAACCAAGAAGTCCAGTCAGCCGGTGAAGTTCACCTACGCCGGCTGCTCCAGCCTGAAGAAGTACAGGTCCAAGTACTGCGGCGCCTGCGTGGACGGGCGCTGCTGCAGCCCCCACAAGAGCAGAACCATCCGGGTCAAGTTCCGCTGCGAGGACGGCGAGACCTTCAACAAGAACGTCATGGTGATCGAGTCCTGCAAGTGCACCTACAACTGTCCCCATGCCAACGAGGCCTCCTACCCATTCTACCGCCTCTCCAACGACATCCACAAGTTCAGAGACTGA